The following coding sequences lie in one Mucilaginibacter sp. KACC 22773 genomic window:
- a CDS encoding transglutaminase-like domain-containing protein codes for MKFNVFTQMEYVVRAPGTLILNIHALRTPNQTVLNEEFTVDPYVKIEEIISAQGENRLMRFEVYQPGTIKVTYNALVDNFYELTDYSQQQETLVAQLDSSVLPYLNPSRYCQSDKLYRLSHNLFGHITNPFEKVVTLTDWIHNNVQYLSGYSNSQTSAFDTVTEQIGVCRDFAHLGIALCRALTIPARYFTGYAYHLYPADFHACFEAYLGGKWILFDATKLVPLNGLIKIATGRDAADTAIANIFGDVTFTTMQVSCELAPDEHNFEPVYYIHGGYNGLSYL; via the coding sequence ATGAAATTCAATGTGTTTACCCAAATGGAATATGTAGTACGGGCGCCGGGCACATTGATATTAAACATACATGCATTACGTACACCCAACCAAACTGTACTGAACGAGGAATTTACAGTTGACCCTTACGTAAAAATTGAGGAGATCATATCTGCACAGGGCGAAAACCGGTTGATGCGCTTCGAGGTATATCAGCCGGGGACTATTAAAGTTACGTACAATGCGCTGGTCGACAATTTTTACGAACTTACAGACTACTCGCAACAACAAGAAACGTTGGTGGCCCAGCTCGACTCATCGGTGCTACCTTATTTAAACCCAAGCCGTTATTGCCAGTCGGATAAATTATACCGGCTGTCGCACAACCTGTTTGGCCACATTACCAACCCATTTGAAAAAGTAGTTACCCTTACCGACTGGATTCACAACAATGTGCAATATTTAAGCGGGTATAGTAATTCGCAAACATCAGCATTTGATACCGTTACGGAGCAGATTGGCGTTTGCCGCGATTTTGCCCACCTGGGTATTGCCCTTTGCCGGGCCTTAACCATTCCGGCACGCTATTTTACGGGTTATGCATATCACCTATACCCTGCCGATTTTCATGCTTGTTTTGAGGCTTACCTTGGCGGCAAATGGATTCTTTTTGACGCCACCAAACTGGTACCCTTAAACGGGCTGATAAAAATAGCCACCGGTCGTGATGCTGCCGACACAGCCATAGCCAATATTTTTGGCGATGTAACCTTTACCACCATGCAGGTAAGCTGCGAACTTGCCCCCGATGAGCATAATTTTGAGCCGGTGTATTATATACATGGCGGGTATAACGGATTATCGTATTTATAG
- a CDS encoding transmembrane 220 family protein yields MKIFNIVFVVLFVIFAALQYNDPDPYIWVPIYLYSAWFCFKASRKQFYPVWYAVGIFIYLAYATYKIFDANGLIDWFTKHHSESLVESMKAEKPWIEETREFFGLLICVAVLGINWVYGNRLKKKA; encoded by the coding sequence ATGAAAATTTTCAACATCGTATTTGTTGTGCTGTTTGTCATTTTTGCAGCCCTGCAATATAATGACCCCGACCCTTACATTTGGGTACCTATTTACCTTTACAGCGCATGGTTTTGCTTTAAGGCTTCGCGAAAACAGTTTTACCCGGTTTGGTATGCAGTTGGTATATTTATTTACCTGGCTTATGCTACTTATAAAATATTTGACGCCAACGGCCTGATAGACTGGTTTACCAAGCACCACTCCGAAAGCCTGGTAGAAAGTATGAAGGCCGAAAAACCCTGGATTGAAGAAACCCGCGAATTTTTTGGTTTGTTGATATGCGTTGCCGTATTAGGCATCAACTGGGTTTATGGGAACAGGTTGAAAAAGAAAGCATAG
- a CDS encoding ATP-binding protein, with amino-acid sequence MSKFIQRQIAPIIEAQKSKFPVLAITGPRQSGKTTLLKEIFSDYSYVSLENPNTRSFAMDDPIGFLNRYDHKVILDEVQRVPALFSYIQGRVDESKMMGQYILSGSQNFHLLNNITQTLAGRVALFKLLPFDFTELKQAALLASSYAPASIKGFYPAIFDRDIDPVVFYANYIQTYLEKDVTELMNIKGLKQFRTFLGLCAGRAGQLLNFSALAKECNISHNTAKAWLSILESSYIVFLLQPYHQNFNKRLVKSPKLYFYDTGLLNHLLEIRTAEELDENRLKGNIFENMILAEYQKQNHHLYLHKDYYFWQDSNAHEVDLLMKKAQGFSIFEIKATQTVSNALFKEMDRFEEIAAPEKVNKTLIYGGAENEKRTRYDVVSWQNVPDFMG; translated from the coding sequence ATGAGTAAATTTATACAACGTCAAATTGCGCCTATAATAGAGGCTCAAAAAAGCAAATTTCCCGTATTGGCTATTACCGGCCCAAGGCAATCTGGTAAAACTACCTTGCTGAAAGAGATTTTTAGTGATTATAGCTATGTAAGTCTCGAAAATCCAAACACACGATCCTTTGCTATGGATGATCCGATCGGTTTTTTGAACCGTTACGATCATAAAGTCATTTTAGACGAAGTACAACGAGTGCCGGCATTATTTTCATACATCCAGGGCAGGGTTGATGAATCTAAAATGATGGGGCAGTATATATTATCCGGCTCACAAAATTTCCATTTGTTAAATAATATCACTCAAACGCTGGCGGGCAGGGTTGCATTGTTTAAATTACTACCTTTTGATTTTACTGAATTAAAACAGGCTGCTTTATTAGCAAGTTCTTATGCGCCGGCCAGTATTAAGGGGTTTTACCCGGCTATATTTGACAGGGATATTGACCCGGTTGTATTTTATGCTAATTATATTCAAACATATCTTGAAAAGGATGTAACAGAATTAATGAATATAAAGGGTCTTAAGCAATTTCGTACCTTTTTAGGTTTGTGTGCCGGGCGGGCGGGCCAGTTACTCAATTTCAGTGCTTTGGCTAAGGAATGCAACATATCGCATAATACCGCGAAAGCCTGGTTGTCGATACTTGAAAGTAGCTATATTGTTTTTCTTTTACAGCCCTATCATCAAAACTTCAATAAACGTTTAGTTAAAAGCCCCAAATTGTATTTTTATGATACAGGCCTTTTAAATCATTTACTGGAAATAAGAACTGCCGAAGAACTTGACGAAAACCGGCTAAAAGGGAACATATTTGAAAATATGATCCTGGCCGAGTATCAAAAACAAAACCATCATTTATATCTGCATAAAGATTATTATTTCTGGCAGGACAGCAATGCCCATGAAGTCGACCTGTTGATGAAAAAAGCACAAGGCTTCTCAATTTTTGAAATCAAAGCAACACAAACTGTAAGCAATGCACTATTTAAAGAGATGGATAGGTTTGAGGAGATTGCCGCTCCTGAAAAAGTAAATAAAACGTTGATTTATGGTGGCGCCGAAAATGAAAAAAGAACAAGATACGACGTTGTTAGCTGGCAAAATGTACCTGATTTTATGGGTTAA
- a CDS encoding DUF3943 domain-containing protein — translation MKLRYYRDVRDTSVKRRFGRAAAELGIAEITPWIFDRYVANKDYARINWKSVSHNLNPGNWEFDNDPFQTNQFGHPYHGSLFYSAFRSNGFSFWQSVPATMAGSYLWETFAENQAPSPNDFINTSFGGIVLGEMTFRLSSRIVNNRQRGFKRQASEVAGLIINPMRGLNRILDGTWGKVYGNSTERDSSKIGAEFDLGGRIFNSQSVSPFKHGRFGWFGRAALLYGVPNEGFRKPFSNISITAEFGKDDSSSVNVISVYGSLTGWDVSAVDQDKIEHLVILSANYDYIRNQAFFYGAQSVKFNLFSELKLTHGIKITGNLGAGPILLAAVPDQYTYNSRNYDYGPGFSVNGGGTIRLLNRLSYSANYRGGWMITIDGNKSHYFLHTFSNEVNYMFIKGLSIAAESGYFRLEGNYHDYPDVNKKYPYLRISTRYTIGNL, via the coding sequence GTGAAACTACGCTATTACCGGGATGTTCGGGATACCTCGGTAAAACGCAGGTTTGGCCGCGCTGCAGCCGAATTGGGTATAGCCGAAATTACCCCCTGGATTTTTGACCGATATGTAGCCAACAAGGATTACGCCCGTATAAACTGGAAAAGCGTTAGCCACAACCTTAACCCCGGCAACTGGGAGTTTGATAACGATCCTTTTCAAACTAATCAGTTTGGACACCCCTATCACGGCAGTTTGTTTTATAGCGCGTTCCGAAGCAATGGCTTTAGCTTTTGGCAATCTGTACCGGCTACCATGGCGGGTAGCTACCTTTGGGAAACCTTTGCCGAAAACCAGGCACCCTCTCCAAACGATTTTATAAATACCAGTTTTGGCGGTATCGTGCTGGGCGAGATGACTTTTCGCCTATCAAGCCGCATAGTAAACAACCGCCAGCGGGGTTTTAAAAGGCAGGCCAGCGAAGTAGCTGGACTAATAATTAACCCCATGCGCGGACTAAACCGCATTTTAGACGGCACCTGGGGCAAAGTTTATGGCAATAGCACCGAGCGCGACTCATCAAAAATAGGCGCAGAGTTTGACCTCGGAGGGCGGATATTTAATTCCCAATCGGTAAGCCCGTTTAAGCATGGTCGCTTTGGCTGGTTCGGCAGGGCAGCATTATTATATGGTGTACCAAATGAAGGCTTCAGGAAACCCTTCAGCAATATATCTATAACTGCCGAATTTGGTAAAGACGATAGCAGCTCGGTTAACGTGATAAGCGTGTATGGATCACTTACCGGCTGGGACGTTTCTGCGGTTGACCAGGATAAAATAGAGCACCTGGTAATACTATCTGCAAATTATGACTATATCCGCAACCAGGCTTTTTTCTATGGGGCGCAAAGCGTAAAATTCAATCTATTCTCAGAGCTTAAACTAACACACGGCATCAAAATAACCGGCAATCTTGGGGCTGGCCCAATACTTTTGGCTGCCGTACCTGATCAATACACATACAATAGCCGTAATTATGATTACGGACCAGGCTTCTCTGTTAACGGTGGCGGGACAATAAGGTTATTAAACAGGTTATCATACAGCGCAAATTACCGGGGAGGCTGGATGATAACCATAGACGGTAATAAATCGCATTATTTTTTGCACACCTTTAGTAACGAAGTAAACTACATGTTTATTAAAGGACTTTCCATAGCTGCCGAATCGGGTTATTTCCGGCTGGAAGGAAACTACCATGATTATCCTGATGTGAATAAGAAATATCCTTACCTCAGGATCTCGACAAGATATACAATAGGGAATTTGTAG
- a CDS encoding (Fe-S)-binding protein: MKVALFVPCYVDQFYPQAAVATLELLEKLGCEVHYPKNQTCCGQPMANSGYEHLTGGCNNLFIDNFAGYDYIVCPSGSCTLHIKEHLHSHENEDKAIEIRKRIFELTEFLVDILQVKSLKASFPYKVGMHQSCHGLRGLRISQMTELVAPPFSKPAQLLGLVKGLELVPLSRADDCCGFGGTFCVVEEAVSSKMGKDRVDDHIEHGAQYITSADLSCLMHLEGILRRQNSSVKVIHVAEILNHSI; encoded by the coding sequence ATGAAGGTAGCTTTATTTGTTCCCTGCTATGTAGACCAATTTTATCCACAGGCTGCCGTTGCAACCCTGGAATTGCTGGAGAAGCTGGGTTGCGAAGTTCATTACCCTAAAAATCAAACCTGTTGCGGGCAGCCTATGGCCAATAGCGGCTATGAGCACCTTACCGGCGGCTGCAATAATTTATTCATCGATAATTTTGCCGGTTACGATTATATCGTATGCCCATCCGGCAGTTGCACGCTGCATATTAAAGAACATTTGCATTCTCACGAAAACGAAGATAAAGCTATCGAAATCCGTAAACGTATTTTTGAACTTACCGAGTTTTTGGTAGATATATTACAGGTAAAAAGCCTCAAAGCCAGCTTCCCCTACAAAGTAGGTATGCACCAAAGCTGCCATGGCTTGCGCGGTTTACGCATTTCGCAAATGACCGAACTGGTGGCCCCGCCGTTTAGCAAACCAGCTCAATTGCTGGGCCTGGTTAAAGGCCTGGAACTGGTACCCTTAAGCCGGGCCGATGATTGTTGCGGCTTTGGCGGTACCTTTTGCGTGGTAGAAGAAGCTGTGTCATCCAAAATGGGTAAAGACCGTGTGGACGACCATATTGAACATGGGGCACAATACATCACCTCGGCCGATTTAAGCTGCCTGATGCACCTGGAAGGCATCCTGCGCCGCCAAAACAGCAGTGTTAAAGTAATTCATGTTGCCGAAATTTTAAACCACAGTATCTAA
- a CDS encoding lactate utilization protein B, which yields MSSTATKDHPQLAAIFNRDEPRVDWHDETLWWVRAKRDIAAHKLPEWELLRETASQIKNNVLSNLSTYLEQFEANAINNGIIVHWAANAEEHNKIIYTLLEKRGISRMVKSKSMLTEECHLNEYLLKQGIDVIDSDLGERIVQLAGEPPSHIVLPCIHKKKEEIGDIFHEHLGSAKGESDPKILTETARQHLREVFLTRRAALTGVNFAIAETGEFVICTNEGNADMGAHLAEIHIASMGIEKIIPERKHLGVFLRLLTRSATGQPITTYSSHFSKPQDGKEIHVVIVDNGRSIQLGREDFRNSLKCIRCGACMNTCPVYRKSGGHSYHTAVAGPIGSILAPNLDMEKYADLPFASTLCGSCSNVCPVKIDIHDQLYKWRQVIVKAGYTPKAKTLAMKGMAFTLSSPMIYRAAGKMGRFTFKYAPFAVNNGANPWYKHREMPKAPEQSFGEWYAKRKENKK from the coding sequence ATGAGCAGCACCGCAACAAAAGATCACCCGCAATTGGCCGCCATATTTAACCGCGACGAACCACGGGTTGACTGGCACGACGAAACCCTGTGGTGGGTTCGCGCCAAACGCGATATTGCCGCACATAAACTACCCGAGTGGGAACTGCTGCGCGAAACTGCCTCGCAAATTAAAAACAACGTACTATCAAACCTGAGCACTTACCTGGAGCAGTTTGAGGCCAATGCCATTAACAATGGGATAATAGTACATTGGGCAGCTAATGCCGAAGAGCATAATAAAATTATTTACACCCTGTTGGAGAAACGCGGCATCAGCCGTATGGTAAAAAGCAAATCGATGCTTACCGAGGAATGTCACCTTAATGAATACCTGTTAAAACAGGGTATAGATGTTATCGACTCCGACCTGGGCGAACGCATTGTTCAGTTAGCCGGCGAACCGCCAAGCCATATTGTACTGCCCTGCATCCACAAGAAAAAGGAAGAAATAGGCGACATTTTTCATGAGCACTTAGGCTCAGCCAAAGGCGAATCGGACCCTAAAATATTAACCGAAACGGCCCGCCAGCACCTTCGCGAAGTGTTCCTGACCCGCCGCGCGGCCCTTACCGGCGTTAACTTTGCCATTGCCGAAACCGGCGAGTTTGTGATATGTACCAACGAGGGCAATGCCGATATGGGCGCCCACCTGGCCGAAATTCATATTGCATCCATGGGTATCGAAAAGATAATCCCGGAGCGTAAACACCTTGGTGTATTTTTGCGCCTGCTTACCCGTAGCGCCACAGGGCAGCCTATTACCACCTACTCCAGCCATTTCAGCAAACCGCAGGATGGTAAAGAAATACATGTTGTGATAGTTGATAACGGCCGCAGCATCCAGCTGGGCCGCGAGGATTTTCGCAATTCGTTAAAATGTATTCGTTGCGGGGCCTGTATGAATACCTGCCCTGTATACCGCAAAAGCGGCGGCCACAGTTACCATACCGCGGTTGCCGGCCCCATAGGCAGCATCCTGGCGCCCAACCTCGATATGGAAAAATATGCCGACCTGCCTTTTGCCTCAACCCTGTGCGGATCGTGCAGTAACGTATGCCCCGTTAAAATTGATATTCACGACCAGCTATACAAATGGCGGCAGGTAATTGTTAAGGCAGGCTATACGCCCAAAGCAAAAACTTTAGCCATGAAAGGTATGGCTTTTACCCTATCCTCGCCGATGATCTATCGGGCGGCAGGCAAAATGGGGCGCTTTACGTTTAAATATGCACCCTTTGCGGTTAATAATGGCGCAAACCCATGGTACAAACACCGCGAAATGCCCAAAGCACCCGAACAATCATTTGGCGAATGGTATGCCAAAAGAAAGGAAAACAAGAAATGA
- a CDS encoding LutC/YkgG family protein, translating into MSSRENILAAVKANQFSQADLPGLEVLNTLTATNDDLVEKYKTIGSAGGSFVYEVAGYEAIQNILHKEFKPGVKIISGIKELSEYTYVADVKNELSHSFADVELCILWSGLGVAENGALWLTEEDMTVRVLPFIAQHLAVVISKTNLVPTMAQAYEKIGGATYGYGAFISGPSKTADIEQSLVIGAHGPRSLSVFILP; encoded by the coding sequence ATGAGCAGCCGCGAAAACATATTAGCAGCCGTAAAAGCCAACCAGTTTAGCCAGGCAGATTTGCCCGGCCTTGAGGTTTTAAACACCCTGACGGCCACCAACGACGACCTGGTTGAAAAATACAAAACCATCGGCAGCGCCGGGGGCAGTTTTGTGTACGAAGTAGCCGGCTACGAGGCCATCCAAAACATTCTTCACAAAGAGTTTAAACCGGGTGTAAAAATCATATCAGGCATTAAAGAATTAAGCGAATACACCTATGTTGCCGATGTAAAAAACGAATTATCCCACAGTTTTGCCGATGTGGAGTTATGCATCCTCTGGTCGGGCCTCGGCGTTGCAGAAAACGGGGCATTATGGCTCACAGAGGAGGATATGACCGTCAGGGTGCTGCCCTTTATTGCTCAGCACCTGGCCGTAGTAATCAGTAAAACTAATTTGGTGCCTACCATGGCGCAGGCTTATGAAAAAATTGGCGGGGCCACATATGGCTATGGTGCTTTTATCTCTGGCCCATCAAAAACCGCCGATATTGAACAATCATTGGTTATTGGTGCGCATGGCCCAAGGAGTTTGTCGGTGTTTATACTTCCTTAG
- a CDS encoding rhodanese-like domain-containing protein: MKNKYFGALLSLIFVVLLTTNTRAQTSPMTMPTLGVTNPWTESQLLEPATLAANIKTGTTALVIFNIGAVEDIKGATHIGAVNKPENLEKLRMAVANLPKNTAIVIYCGCCPFVKCPNIRPAFSELQKLGFTDVKLLNLATNLKSNWVDKGFPLAGK, translated from the coding sequence ATGAAAAATAAATATTTTGGAGCTTTGCTAAGCTTGATTTTTGTAGTTTTATTAACTACAAACACCAGGGCGCAAACTTCGCCGATGACTATGCCAACGTTAGGCGTTACTAACCCCTGGACAGAAAGTCAATTACTGGAACCGGCTACCTTAGCTGCTAACATAAAAACTGGTACAACTGCGCTTGTTATCTTTAACATCGGTGCTGTAGAAGATATTAAAGGCGCTACCCACATTGGCGCAGTAAACAAACCAGAAAACCTGGAAAAGTTAAGAATGGCTGTTGCTAATTTACCCAAAAATACCGCGATAGTTATTTACTGCGGATGCTGCCCATTTGTTAAGTGCCCTAACATTCGCCCGGCTTTTTCTGAATTGCAAAAATTGGGGTTTACTGATGTGAAACTGCTTAACCTGGCCACCAATCTGAAATCCAACTGGGTTGATAAAGGGTTTCCGTTGGCAGGGAAGTGA
- a CDS encoding class I SAM-dependent methyltransferase has translation MEEDKKEHWERIYQTKNPGQVSWTQAIPQTSLNFIRGFDLAKTDKIIDIGGGDSKLVDFLLQEGYTNITVLDISETALAKAKARLGNKSSLVTWIVCDITNFEPKETYTLWHDRATFHFLTTQDKITRYLNIAAKAVSHYLIIGTFSENGPEKCSGLVIKKYAEQQLQTIFDRHFEKVTCITENHTTPFATKQNFLFCSFKKRKDNL, from the coding sequence ATGGAAGAAGATAAAAAAGAACATTGGGAACGGATATATCAGACCAAAAATCCCGGCCAGGTAAGCTGGACGCAAGCCATACCGCAAACCTCGCTTAATTTTATTCGTGGCTTCGATTTAGCAAAAACCGACAAGATAATCGACATCGGCGGCGGCGACAGCAAACTGGTTGATTTCCTGCTACAAGAGGGTTACACCAACATTACCGTTTTGGATATCTCCGAAACAGCCTTAGCCAAAGCAAAGGCACGACTTGGCAATAAAAGCAGCCTGGTTACCTGGATAGTTTGCGATATTACCAATTTTGAACCCAAAGAAACCTACACCCTTTGGCATGACCGGGCGACCTTCCACTTCCTGACAACACAGGATAAAATTACCCGCTACTTAAATATTGCCGCAAAAGCAGTCAGCCATTATTTGATCATCGGCACATTCTCTGAAAACGGGCCCGAAAAATGCAGTGGGTTAGTCATTAAAAAATACGCAGAACAACAATTGCAAACCATATTTGACCGGCATTTTGAGAAGGTAACCTGTATTACCGAAAACCATACTACTCCTTTTGCAACAAAACAAAACTTCCTGTTTTGCAGCTTTAAAAAGCGCAAGGATAACCTATAA
- a CDS encoding SDR family oxidoreductase — protein MKTSKNTILITGGSAGIGFELAKKLSADNHVIIIGRNEARLQKAAAQLQNVSAITADVSNPEDVEKLVTKLTADFPELNIVINNAGAANLNNLLTDTNTFEKAGEEMLTNYLSVIRLNEKLLPSLKNQPDAAIVNVSSIVAFAPSTKLATYGATKAALHAYTRALRLALAETGIKVFELMPPLVDTEFSAEIGGKNGIPPAQVADEFLAGLQSDTYEIRVAGTEQFYRLYLSNPDEALRVINLPRE, from the coding sequence ATGAAAACTTCAAAAAACACCATACTCATTACCGGCGGCAGTGCCGGCATAGGTTTTGAGTTAGCAAAAAAATTATCAGCAGATAACCATGTTATCATCATTGGCCGTAACGAGGCCCGTTTACAAAAAGCTGCGGCTCAATTACAAAACGTGAGCGCTATAACCGCAGATGTATCCAACCCTGAAGATGTAGAAAAACTGGTAACAAAACTAACTGCCGATTTCCCCGAACTCAACATCGTGATTAACAACGCAGGCGCTGCAAATCTGAATAACCTGCTTACCGATACCAATACGTTTGAAAAAGCCGGTGAAGAAATGCTGACTAACTACCTGTCGGTTATCCGCCTTAACGAAAAACTGCTGCCATCACTCAAAAATCAACCAGATGCGGCTATTGTAAACGTATCTTCAATAGTCGCGTTTGCGCCAAGCACCAAACTGGCTACTTACGGCGCCACAAAAGCTGCGTTACATGCATACACCAGGGCTTTGAGATTAGCATTGGCCGAAACCGGCATAAAAGTTTTTGAGTTGATGCCTCCACTGGTTGATACTGAATTCTCTGCCGAAATTGGTGGTAAAAATGGCATCCCCCCTGCCCAGGTTGCCGATGAGTTTTTAGCCGGTTTACAAAGCGATACCTACGAGATTCGCGTTGCCGGTACCGAACAATTTTACAGGCTTTACCTATCCAACCCGGATGAAGCTTTAAGGGTGATAAATTTACCAAGGGAATAA
- a CDS encoding DHA2 family efflux MFS transporter permease subunit encodes MKRSILIITVITAAMMELIDTSIVNVALSHMSGNLGSTLEDTSWVITAYAIANIIVIPMTSFLATKLGRRNYYIGSIIAFTFFSAMCGLASNIWTLVLFRFLQGIGGGALLSVSQAIVFEVYGKARAGIASALFGVGVFLGPTIGPTLGGFITENYSWPWIFFINIPIGIAVAVSSILLVTEPEIKVEPKAVDWWGILLLIIGIGSLQTVLERGETDDWFSAGYIVALTVIAVFSILTFIWWELTIPNPVIDLRVLKSKSLAVAAILTAVTGVGLFTSVFLTPVLAQRVLLFPPTITGLTLLPGAILAIFGLLFSATLLKRGVSPLIIITIGFVLFIIFSFLMSGLNLEATPGNLARILIFRALGLAFLTVPLTALAVSGLDAKDVPQGSALNNMMRQLGGSFGIAMINTYVAHRFGSHRNDLISNISIYNPQATQRINGLTQYFAGKSGTLIEAQHKAMAVVNNGIDRQSFLMSYLDAYIFVGLLFVLAMPLLLVVLDRKKQAGPVVLVSDH; translated from the coding sequence ATGAAAAGAAGCATCCTCATCATCACTGTTATTACCGCGGCCATGATGGAGCTCATTGATACGTCGATAGTCAATGTAGCCTTATCGCATATGAGTGGTAATCTGGGATCAACGCTGGAAGATACCTCCTGGGTTATCACCGCTTACGCCATTGCCAATATTATCGTAATACCCATGACCAGCTTTTTGGCTACCAAACTTGGCAGGCGCAATTACTATATAGGCTCTATTATCGCTTTTACCTTTTTTTCGGCCATGTGCGGGCTGGCGTCAAATATCTGGACATTGGTACTGTTCCGTTTTTTACAAGGCATTGGCGGCGGCGCGCTGTTATCGGTATCGCAGGCAATAGTTTTTGAGGTGTATGGCAAAGCCCGCGCGGGTATTGCCAGCGCCTTATTTGGTGTAGGCGTGTTTTTAGGCCCAACAATTGGCCCAACCCTTGGCGGTTTCATCACCGAAAACTACTCCTGGCCCTGGATATTTTTTATCAATATCCCCATAGGCATCGCCGTTGCAGTATCCAGCATTTTATTGGTTACCGAACCGGAGATTAAAGTTGAACCAAAAGCCGTCGACTGGTGGGGCATCCTGCTGTTGATTATAGGCATCGGCTCGCTCCAAACAGTACTGGAGCGCGGCGAAACCGACGATTGGTTTTCTGCCGGTTATATTGTAGCGTTAACGGTTATAGCCGTATTCAGTATCCTCACTTTTATCTGGTGGGAGCTTACCATCCCCAACCCGGTTATTGATTTGCGGGTACTTAAAAGCAAATCGCTGGCAGTTGCCGCAATACTTACCGCAGTAACAGGTGTGGGCCTGTTTACATCGGTGTTTTTAACACCGGTGCTGGCACAGCGGGTACTACTATTCCCGCCTACTATAACGGGGCTTACCTTGCTGCCCGGCGCTATATTAGCCATTTTTGGCCTGCTGTTTTCGGCTACCTTGCTTAAACGGGGCGTATCGCCACTAATAATTATTACCATTGGCTTTGTGTTGTTTATAATTTTCAGCTTCCTGATGTCGGGCCTAAACCTGGAAGCAACACCTGGCAACCTTGCCAGGATACTCATATTCAGGGCTTTGGGGTTGGCTTTTTTAACCGTTCCACTTACGGCATTGGCAGTATCCGGGTTGGATGCCAAAGATGTTCCGCAGGGATCGGCATTAAACAATATGATGCGGCAACTCGGCGGCTCGTTCGGTATCGCTATGATCAATACTTATGTGGCCCATCGCTTTGGATCGCACCGTAACGATCTTATTTCTAACATCAGTATTTACAATCCGCAAGCTACGCAACGTATAAACGGACTAACCCAATATTTTGCAGGCAAAAGCGGCACGCTGATAGAAGCACAGCATAAAGCGATGGCAGTGGTAAATAACGGGATAGACAGGCAATCATTCCTGATGAGCTACCTGGATGCCTATATTTTTGTAGGGCTGTTGTTTGTATTGGCTATGCCTTTATTGCTGGTGGTGCTCGATCGTAAAAAGCAGGCTGGCCCGGTAGTTTTGGTAAGCGATCATTAA
- a CDS encoding TetR/AcrR family transcriptional regulator: MEKELSKAERTRRFIVETTAPIFNKKGYAGTSLSDLTDATGLTKGSIYGNFANKEEVAAAAFDHNSAILRKQIQDRIQKAGTYYDKLLVYAQVYHSFTRATFPAGGCPILNTAVDADDTNPLLKDKAAQAVLRWKKSIENLIQAGIDAGEFKPDADLSGTALSMIALIEGGIMIAKVTNTPTSLDRVLQTVNALITALKVT, translated from the coding sequence ATGGAAAAGGAATTATCAAAAGCCGAACGCACCCGCAGGTTCATTGTAGAAACCACCGCGCCCATCTTCAATAAAAAAGGATATGCCGGTACGTCGCTGTCTGATTTGACGGATGCTACAGGCCTTACCAAAGGGAGCATTTACGGAAACTTTGCCAATAAAGAGGAAGTTGCCGCCGCAGCATTTGATCATAACTCGGCTATCCTGAGAAAACAGATCCAGGACCGCATTCAAAAAGCCGGCACTTATTACGATAAGCTGCTGGTTTACGCCCAGGTATATCACAGCTTTACCAGGGCTACATTCCCGGCAGGCGGCTGCCCTATTTTGAATACTGCCGTTGATGCCGACGATACCAACCCTTTGTTAAAAGATAAGGCCGCGCAGGCAGTGCTCCGCTGGAAAAAATCGATAGAAAACCTGATACAAGCGGGTATTGATGCGGGCGAGTTTAAGCCCGATGCAGATTTAAGCGGCACCGCCCTATCTATGATAGCGCTTATTGAAGGCGGCATTATGATAGCCAAGGTTACCAACACCCCCACAAGCCTGGATAGGGTATTGCAAACTGTAAACGCTTTAATAACCGCCCTTAAAGTAACCTAA